aaaaaaaatggtaaATATATGAGGAGAGTGTGGATGATCGGTGGTTGTCCAATCCACCTGACGGAAAAAAACAACATTACTCTATGTTTTTGCCCTTTGGGACTGAAGAATAATGAATAGTTTATTATTTTGGTACTAGGAATAATAAGGGGTTTTTTCTTTTGGACTGTGGAATAATAAGGGGCTAAACCTATCTTTTCCCCTGGTGGGCCTGGCCATTCTCTGTGCAATGAATTCCCTGGAAATTACTTACCTAAAACAAAAAGAGACGTTATATGTATTACTCAACTTTTGCACAATTTGGTATGATGTTTGATAATATATGCgaaattattgttattgattaaatttatcAATGAGATACTgaaatatttaactaaataacACATTTTCACATACAGATACGCATATAATGAAAGTCTCTAATAATTGATGCATAATTTCACAAATATATACTAAAGGATCCTCTTTAATGTTTCAGCTTTCAGGTCAAAATGCTTAGTTTATTGTTTACTGAGTTCTCTGATTATTATAGTTTGCGGAAACAAGAAACATGATCATCAAATGAATAGTTATTGATACTATATATACTTTATGACCAAGTTTATAAATCCTTATTCAAACAAgaaatggaacaaagcaaaacaaacaataatttggcttattattattattctaagcCGAAAACCAAAACTAAGCAACAGCATCACATCACAAACTTCAAAAACCTAGAACCTCTACTACTATCaatttcatcatcatcaaaaagcaaacataaaaagaaaagggttttgcaggatttatgcatgcatgcatggcATGCATGGATCCAATCAAATAAGTGCAGGCAACCATTGAAGCTCAATCCCATAATTCCAAGAGTCAGGAGGAGAATCAGGATTCCAATCAACCAAGGAAGTGTAAGCTGTGCACCCTCCAACCCTCACTCTTATCTTATGAGAATTCATCGCTGAATCTTTCAAGTAATGGCAGCAAAGTTTACCAAAACACCCTTTTCCCTCTTCAACCTTATCCTCAAACACCCTACATATACTGTTTGAGGAACAGTTGAGAGGGGAAAGAAGGATGCTCTCAGAGCAATTCAACAACATGACAGTGTTGTGTGTAGAAATATTGAAGGGCAAGTCTTCTTCCAAGAGAAACCCTCCATCAACAACATCAGAAGAATAACAAGTTTCTTTGAGTATGAGTGGTGGTTGAAGAACAAGCTTGTTATTACAAGGGTCAACTTTAAGGATCTTATAGTAATTTCCTGTGGCTGACAAGAATTCTAACTTGTTATTGTTGCAGTAAACTTTGTATCTGGAGTCACCACAATTATCGTTGGTGCTGAGTGGATATGGTACCGCGAGGTCACCGCAATTTGGACATGGTGGATTACTGAATGGCCATGCTTTGATCATAATAACTGGACAAAGAGCAATTAGTAGAAACAACACAAGGCTTACCATATTATCTTTATGGAATCTACTTAATTAGCTATAAGCTAATGATTAGTTAAAGGGAGATTAATGTGTTAGGACTAGACACGTTTGTTGCCTATTTATAACACTTGATCATCACTTCACATATCCATCACATGGTGTAAGCAACTTGCATTTTCAATTCAAGGACAGAGAAACACCATTCCtatttaaagaaataataaagattaGGTTTTACATTGAACACATTCATACACATTCATCTTTTAGATATAACATTATGTAGAACCAACTTAGTTGATTGaatatttagtttatttgtcCACTTAAGTAAGTGTAGGAAATTTGCATTTCACTTTGTGTATAAATTAATTCATTGATCAGCAATAGACCTTTAAGTGGAGTTAAATTCACGACAAATTAGTTTGAATTAGTTTTTAACTTGTTAGGTTAAAGataccataaaaaaaatataacattatcTACTAAATTTGATTACGGTAAATGCAGCTGAAATTATGGATTGCAGTGTTTTTTACattctaaattcaaaatttttaatcttaaatttgaattttaaattttaaatagtacattttaaactctaaattcaaaccattgatataaaagataataaagagttaaaatttatttaattagcaaAGAATATAACATTTAAAGACGAGTcctttatcaatttttatagttttacgaaaatttttattagatttaCGAGTTCAAAGTTtgtgattaattaaatttttatataagataaaatattgtaatcgttaaataatatttattaatttttaaaataagtacaaTAATTGtagaatattttgtttaatatttcataatttattttacattaaataCAGATATGAATAATCTAAaagaattaaatatttttttaaattagaaatgacttaattaaaaaaatcatttaataaaaaaacaattataaattTGTAAGTACAGTTTAATTTATACAACTGACTAGTCTaagaaacatttaaaaaattatctgtAATAAAGTTGTGTAAGGATATACAAGTGTCTATATAGTGAGTGCTACTTTAATTTTGCACCGTACCATTAATTAAACAAGAGGCTTTTTGCCGAAGTCCTTGACTCCTTGTATATCATCATAATATAAATACATCTAGCTTTCTATGATTAGCTACTTGAAAACTTATATCAAACATTCTATATTGGTTATATGAACTTTACAACTATTACTCAAAATATACATGAGATTTAATGTAAGTAGTGCGCACACTTACATGGCACAACCCTAGAAAGATAAAGGCTTTATAATTCATGTGTCtccattttaaaataattatcagCTTCAATAATAaagtagtattttttttaaaatatcaatatatctAAATAGTAAATACATTAACTTATTCATGTACAATTTTGTCTAAATTAATGATTATTTTGgaataaaaagatattatcAAATAATAGTTTGACACAAACATAATATTATACTTCTAAACATTTACATTGTATCAAGTGGAACAATATATGAAATATTATTAGGGATATTGAGTTTAAATACAGTTGGCTTTGGCCGATGGTTTTTGGTTATATAGCATGGCCATCAATCCGGTTATGATTGCTAGTATTGAAAATTATAATCcgtatattataattattttaattttaccttTCAAGGACAGTTGTCAAACAAGTCGTGGGTATAAGTATAACATTCACAACTTAAATAAATGCTCACTTTCTCAGTTGAAACAAGTGACATAAAATATTaagtaaattataattttcaaatGAATGCTTAAAGTGTAATCACTTGCTCTATTGAAATGTTTAACTTtgcataataaaatattaggtGAATTATGAGTATTTTGAGTAAGAAAGGCATAAAATACTAGACCCACTATGGGATTCCACTCTCCCGTTTGAGGTGCTCCCATTTCCAGAAGTGGGTGTGATTATGATAGAAAGTACGGACAAACTACATTAGGTTTCTAAAATGATCATTTGGCTTTTAAGAGTTTCCTCCCCTAGTTAGGAATTAATTAttggttctaatttttttattttctcacaaTATTTTCTAGTTCTGTAGGAATGTGATTAATTTGTTGTAAATTTGaatgttatttaaaaatttattattaaatttaaattcttaatacttatttaataaaatgaataaattgaCCATCCGACTAACGAATTTGGTTTATCTATTAGTTCTAATTGAAATTGATGCCTGAAGATTTACACCTAATAACAACAAATTATAAAGATATATTATTT
This portion of the Arachis duranensis cultivar V14167 chromosome 6, aradu.V14167.gnm2.J7QH, whole genome shotgun sequence genome encodes:
- the LOC107492192 gene encoding wall-associated receptor kinase-like 20, producing MVSLVLFLLIALCPVIMIKAWPFSNPPCPNCGDLAVPYPLSTNDNCGDSRYKVYCNNNKLEFLSATGNYYKILKVDPCNNKLVLQPPLILKETCYSSDVVDGGFLLEEDLPFNISTHNTVMLLNCSESILLSPLNCSSNSICRVFEDKVEEGKGCFGKLCCHYLKDSAMNSHKIRVRVGGCTAYTSLVDWNPDSPPDSWNYGIELQWLPALI